In one Streptomyces marincola genomic region, the following are encoded:
- the pspAB gene encoding PspA-associated protein PspAB → MGLLDIILGRRKPARPDLDQLFAVPSAAVTLQAGAGLTPTGRGSVCFASVEGGAFDRVRREVRDLLDADTATGGIPVEFSQDAYGYTWLLAEHAPDDLGGLVNDLHAVNTLLQDAGFGPQLLCSLTGFRTAPDERGEQRSVALVYLYKRGTFYPFAPLPGRAERRDNALELQTRALLADDLRLERDLARWFPVWGAPGL, encoded by the coding sequence ATGGGTCTCCTCGACATCATCCTCGGCCGCCGCAAGCCCGCACGGCCCGACCTCGACCAGCTGTTCGCCGTGCCGTCGGCCGCCGTCACCCTCCAAGCCGGGGCGGGCCTGACCCCGACCGGGCGCGGCTCGGTGTGCTTCGCGAGCGTCGAGGGCGGCGCGTTCGACCGGGTCAGGCGGGAGGTGCGCGACCTGCTCGACGCCGACACCGCGACCGGCGGCATCCCCGTGGAGTTCAGCCAGGACGCCTACGGCTACACCTGGCTGCTCGCCGAGCACGCGCCGGACGACCTCGGCGGCCTCGTCAACGACCTGCACGCCGTGAACACCCTGCTCCAGGACGCGGGCTTCGGCCCGCAGCTGCTGTGCTCGCTGACCGGCTTCCGCACCGCGCCCGACGAGCGCGGCGAGCAGCGTTCCGTGGCCCTGGTCTACCTGTACAAGCGCGGCACGTTCTACCCGTTCGCGCCCCTGCCGGGCCGGGCCGAGCGCCGCGACAACGCGCTCGAACTCCAGACCCGCGCGCTGCTCGCGGACGACCTGCGGCTGGAACGCGACCTCGCCCGCTGGTTCCCGGTGTGGGGCGCGCCCGGCCTGTAG
- a CDS encoding DUF998 domain-containing protein, whose translation MPLPRRTASRTARAVTAVLWLGAAGAWLFVVTFLVDGWTRPGYHPVRHAVSALALGPRGWLQVANFVVCGAAVTAGAVALAATGGSVLLAVLIGVFGVALVASGVFPMDAMRGYPPGAPEGTPEETSWRHRRHDEAGVVVFFSLPVTAVVAAFVLDGVVWQTYSVLTGAVMLVAALAFGQAWENDHPRTGLVQRAAIVVGWLWLGLLFAHAAR comes from the coding sequence ATGCCCCTGCCCCGCCGGACCGCTTCCCGGACGGCCCGCGCGGTGACGGCGGTGCTGTGGCTCGGCGCGGCCGGCGCGTGGCTGTTCGTCGTCACCTTCCTCGTGGACGGCTGGACCCGCCCCGGGTACCACCCCGTCAGGCACGCCGTCAGCGCGCTGGCGCTCGGCCCGCGCGGCTGGCTCCAGGTGGCGAACTTCGTCGTCTGCGGCGCGGCGGTCACGGCGGGCGCGGTCGCCCTCGCTGCCACCGGGGGCAGCGTGCTGCTCGCGGTGCTGATCGGGGTGTTCGGCGTGGCGCTGGTCGCGTCGGGCGTGTTCCCGATGGACGCCATGCGGGGCTATCCGCCGGGCGCGCCCGAGGGGACGCCGGAGGAGACCTCGTGGCGCCACCGGCGGCACGACGAGGCCGGGGTCGTCGTCTTCTTCTCCCTGCCCGTCACGGCGGTCGTCGCCGCGTTCGTGCTGGACGGGGTGGTGTGGCAGACGTACTCGGTGCTGACGGGGGCCGTCATGCTGGTGGCCGCGCTCGCGTTCGGGCAGGCGTGGGAGAACGACCACCCGAGGACCGGCCTCGTCCAGCGCGCGGCGATCGTCGTCGGCTGGCTCTGGCTCGGCCTGCTGTTCGCCCACGCGGCCCGGTAG
- the glnA gene encoding type I glutamate--ammonia ligase has protein sequence MEKQQEFVLRTLEERDIRFVRLWFTDVLGFLKSVAVAPAELEQAFDEGIGFDGSAIEGFARVHESDMIAKPAPSTFQILPWRAESPGTARMFCDILMPDGSPSYADPRYVLKRALAKSSDLGFTFYTHPEIEFFLLNEKPVDGTPPTPADTSGYFDHTPQNIGMDFRRQAITMLESMGISVEFSHHEGAPGQQEIDLRYADALSTADNIMTFRLVMKQVALEQGVQATFMPKPFSEYPGSGMHTHLSLFEGDRNAFHETGAEYQLSKVGRSFIAGLLRHAGEISAVTNQWVNSYKRIWGGSQRTAGAGGEAPSYICWGHNNRSALIRVPMYKPGKTGSTRVEVRSLDSGANPYLAYAVLLAAGLKGVEEDYELPAGAEDDVWALSDRERRALGIEPLPQNLGEAIHLMQHSELVAETLGEHVFDFFLRNKRQEWEEYRSEVTAFELRKNLPVL, from the coding sequence ATGGAGAAGCAGCAGGAGTTCGTGCTCCGCACGCTGGAGGAGCGGGACATCCGGTTCGTGCGCCTGTGGTTCACCGATGTGCTCGGCTTCCTCAAATCCGTCGCCGTCGCCCCCGCCGAACTTGAACAGGCGTTCGACGAGGGGATCGGGTTCGACGGCTCGGCCATCGAGGGCTTCGCCCGCGTCCACGAGTCCGACATGATCGCCAAGCCCGCGCCCAGCACGTTCCAGATCCTGCCCTGGCGCGCCGAATCCCCCGGCACGGCCCGCATGTTCTGCGACATCCTGATGCCCGACGGCTCCCCGTCCTACGCCGACCCCAGGTACGTGCTCAAGCGCGCCCTGGCCAAGAGCTCCGACCTCGGCTTCACCTTCTACACCCACCCCGAGATCGAGTTCTTCCTGCTCAACGAGAAGCCCGTGGACGGCACGCCGCCCACCCCGGCCGACACCTCCGGCTACTTCGACCACACCCCGCAGAACATCGGCATGGACTTCAGGCGGCAGGCCATCACCATGCTCGAATCCATGGGCATCTCCGTGGAGTTCTCCCACCACGAGGGCGCCCCCGGCCAGCAGGAGATCGACCTGCGCTACGCCGACGCGCTGTCGACGGCCGACAACATCATGACGTTCCGCCTGGTGATGAAGCAGGTCGCGCTGGAGCAGGGCGTGCAGGCGACGTTCATGCCCAAGCCGTTCTCGGAATACCCCGGCTCCGGCATGCACACCCACCTCTCGCTGTTCGAGGGCGACCGCAACGCGTTCCACGAGACCGGCGCCGAGTACCAGCTGTCCAAGGTCGGGCGCTCGTTCATCGCCGGGCTGCTGCGGCACGCGGGCGAGATCTCCGCCGTCACCAACCAGTGGGTCAACTCCTACAAGCGGATCTGGGGCGGCAGCCAGCGCACCGCGGGCGCCGGCGGCGAGGCGCCCTCCTACATCTGCTGGGGCCACAACAACCGCTCCGCGCTCATCCGCGTCCCCATGTACAAGCCGGGCAAGACGGGTTCGACCCGCGTCGAGGTCCGCTCGCTCGACTCGGGCGCCAACCCCTACCTCGCCTACGCGGTCCTGCTCGCCGCGGGGCTGAAGGGCGTGGAGGAGGACTACGAGCTGCCGGCCGGCGCCGAGGACGACGTCTGGGCCCTGTCCGACCGCGAACGCCGCGCCCTGGGGATCGAGCCCCTTCCGCAGAACTTGGGCGAGGCCATCCACCTCATGCAGCACAGCGAACTCGTCGCCGAGACCCTGGGCGAGCACGTCTTCGACTTCTTCCTGCGCAACAAGCGCCAGGAGTGGGAGGAGTACCGCTCCGAGGTGACCGCGTTCGAGCTGCGGAAGAACCTGCCGGTGCTGTAG
- a CDS encoding endonuclease/exonuclease/phosphatase family protein, with protein MARLDTTATRSDGGDDEGAGPGAGEDRAKPRWRDRIGRWRRGWIVAGFALVLALLLLLHSRIPNQIGNLGSLTQTFLPWFGLAIPVLAACAVLRRSATAVIAVLVPSLVWLNLFGGLVVDKTGGADGLMVVSHNVDADNGDPAATARDLAASGADLIALQELPQDEQSTYEEGLAETYPHHSVLGTVGLWSRYPLKDAEPVDIGMGWTRAMRATVESPEGEVAAYVAHLPSVRVQFRAGFTAGQRDDAADLLGHAIAEEPVARTVLLGDLNGTMNDGALAPLTSQLRSTQGAAGAGFGFSWPAGFPMARIDQILVRDLEPVSSWTLPATGSDHLPVAARVGL; from the coding sequence ATGGCACGTTTGGACACGACGGCAACCCGTTCGGACGGGGGCGACGACGAGGGCGCCGGGCCGGGAGCGGGCGAGGACCGTGCCAAGCCGCGCTGGCGGGACCGGATCGGCAGGTGGCGCCGCGGCTGGATCGTCGCCGGGTTCGCGCTCGTCCTGGCGCTGCTGCTGCTCCTGCACTCCCGCATCCCCAACCAGATCGGGAACCTCGGCAGCCTCACCCAGACCTTCCTGCCGTGGTTCGGCCTCGCGATCCCCGTCCTGGCGGCCTGCGCGGTGCTGCGCCGCTCGGCGACCGCGGTGATCGCCGTGCTGGTGCCCTCGCTGGTGTGGCTCAACCTCTTCGGCGGGCTCGTCGTCGACAAGACCGGCGGTGCCGACGGCCTCATGGTCGTCAGCCACAACGTGGACGCCGACAACGGCGACCCGGCCGCCACGGCCCGCGACCTCGCGGCGAGCGGCGCCGACCTCATCGCCCTCCAGGAGCTGCCGCAGGACGAGCAGTCCACGTACGAGGAGGGGCTGGCCGAGACCTATCCCCACCACAGCGTGCTCGGCACGGTCGGGCTGTGGAGCCGGTACCCGCTCAAGGACGCCGAGCCCGTGGACATCGGCATGGGCTGGACCAGGGCCATGCGCGCCACCGTCGAAAGCCCGGAGGGCGAGGTCGCCGCCTACGTCGCGCACCTGCCCTCGGTCCGCGTGCAGTTCCGCGCCGGGTTCACCGCGGGGCAGCGCGACGACGCGGCCGACCTGCTCGGCCACGCCATCGCGGAGGAGCCGGTGGCCCGCACCGTGCTCCTCGGGGACCTCAACGGCACGATGAACGACGGCGCCCTCGCCCCGCTCACCTCCCAGCTGCGCTCCACGCAGGGCGCCGCGGGGGCGGGCTTCGGCTTCAGCTGGCCCGCCGGGTTCCCGATGGCCCGCATCGACCAGATCCTCGTGCGCGATCTCGAACCCGTGTCGTCCTGGACACTGCCCGCGACCGGAAGCGACCACCTGCCCGTCGCGGCCCGCGTCGGCCTCTGA
- a CDS encoding NAD+ synthase has protein sequence MPQLRIALNQIDATVGDLSANSEAVLRWTRHGVERGAHLVAFPEMMLTGYPVEDLALRSSFVSASRAALGELAARLAGEGLGEVPVVLGYLDRSTEETRVNAGLPPGSPSNAGAVLHRGEVVLTFAKHHLPNYGVFDEFRYFVPGATLPVVRVHGVDVALAICEDLWQDGGRVPAARSAGAGLLLAINASPYEVHKDDTRLELVRRRAREAGCALAYLAMVGGQDELVFDGDSIVVDHEGAVLARGPQFTAESLLLDLQLPAAAPAPPSGRVDDGLRVDHVTLSADPLPPYAPQYPGGEAERIDDAEEMYRALVTGVRAYTRKNGFRSVLLGVSGGIDSALCAVIACDALGPENVYGISMPSRYSSEHSRSDAAELARRTGLNLRTVPVGPMFDAYMSAVELTGLAEENLQSRLRGTLLMAVSNQEGHIVLAPGNKSELAVGYSTLYGDSVGAYAPIKDVYKSGVYRLARWRNEVAARRGETPPIPENSIAKPPSAELRPGQVDTDSLPDYDQLDAVLELYVDRDRGRAEIVAAGFPDELVGRVLRMVDAAEYKRRQYPPGTKISPKGFGKDRRLPITNGWRE, from the coding sequence GTGCCTCAGCTACGTATCGCCCTGAACCAGATCGACGCGACCGTCGGTGACCTGTCCGCGAACTCCGAGGCCGTGCTGCGCTGGACCCGGCACGGCGTGGAACGCGGCGCGCACCTGGTGGCGTTCCCCGAGATGATGCTGACCGGCTACCCGGTGGAGGACCTGGCGCTGCGCTCGTCGTTCGTGTCCGCGAGCCGCGCGGCGCTCGGCGAGCTGGCCGCGCGGCTGGCCGGGGAGGGGCTCGGCGAGGTGCCTGTGGTCCTCGGCTACCTGGACCGCTCGACCGAGGAGACCCGGGTCAACGCCGGTCTTCCGCCCGGCTCGCCGAGCAACGCGGGCGCCGTGCTGCACCGCGGCGAGGTGGTGCTGACGTTCGCCAAGCACCACCTGCCCAACTACGGGGTGTTCGACGAGTTCCGCTACTTCGTGCCCGGCGCGACGCTGCCTGTGGTCCGCGTCCACGGCGTCGACGTGGCGCTCGCGATCTGCGAGGACCTGTGGCAGGACGGCGGCCGGGTGCCGGCCGCGCGGTCGGCGGGCGCCGGGCTGCTGCTGGCCATCAACGCCTCGCCCTACGAGGTGCACAAGGACGACACGCGGCTCGAACTGGTGCGCAGGCGGGCCAGGGAGGCCGGGTGCGCGCTGGCCTACCTGGCGATGGTCGGCGGGCAGGACGAACTGGTCTTCGACGGCGACTCGATCGTCGTGGACCACGAGGGCGCGGTGCTCGCGCGCGGGCCGCAGTTCACGGCCGAGAGCCTGCTGCTCGACCTCCAGCTGCCGGCCGCCGCGCCGGCGCCCCCGTCCGGGCGGGTCGACGACGGGCTGCGCGTGGACCACGTGACGCTGTCGGCCGACCCGCTGCCGCCCTACGCGCCGCAGTACCCGGGCGGCGAGGCCGAACGCATCGACGACGCCGAGGAGATGTACCGGGCGCTGGTCACCGGGGTGCGCGCCTACACGAGGAAGAACGGCTTCCGCTCGGTGCTGCTCGGCGTGTCGGGCGGCATCGACTCGGCGCTGTGCGCCGTCATCGCGTGCGACGCGCTGGGCCCCGAGAACGTGTACGGGATCTCGATGCCCTCCCGGTACTCCTCGGAGCACTCCAGGAGCGACGCGGCGGAACTCGCGCGCCGCACGGGACTGAACCTGCGCACGGTGCCGGTCGGCCCGATGTTCGACGCCTACATGTCCGCCGTGGAGCTGACGGGCCTCGCGGAGGAGAACCTCCAGTCGCGGCTGCGCGGCACCCTGCTCATGGCGGTGTCCAACCAGGAGGGCCACATCGTGCTCGCCCCCGGCAACAAGAGCGAGCTCGCCGTCGGCTACTCGACCCTCTACGGCGACTCGGTCGGGGCCTACGCGCCGATCAAGGACGTCTACAAGTCGGGCGTCTACCGGCTGGCGCGCTGGCGCAACGAGGTCGCGGCCCGGCGCGGCGAGACGCCGCCGATCCCGGAGAACTCCATCGCCAAGCCGCCGAGCGCGGAGCTGCGCCCCGGGCAGGTGGACACGGACTCGCTGCCCGACTACGACCAGCTCGACGCCGTGCTCGAACTCTACGTGGACCGCGACCGCGGCCGTGCGGAGATCGTCGCGGCCGGGTTCCCCGACGAGCTGGTCGGCCGCGTGCTGCGGATGGTGGACGCCGCCGAGTACAAGCGGCGCCAGTACCCGCCGGGCACGAAGATCAGCCCGAAGGGGTTCGGCAAGGACCGCAGGCTGCCCATCACCAACGGCTGGCGCGAGTGA
- the npdG gene encoding NADPH-dependent F420 reductase — protein MTTAESGGAKPAAKDPWELPDVSGLVVGVLGGTGDQGRGLAYRLARAGHRVVIGSRSADRAEAAAAELGEGVEGADNAGCARASDVVIVAVPWEGHAATLTALADDLAGKLVVDCVNPLGFDKKGAYAIVPEEGSAAEQAAALLPRSRVTAAFHHLSAVLLQDPAVERIDTDVMVLGEDRADCAVVQALAGRIPGMRGVFAGRLRNAHQVEALVANLISVNRRYKAHAGVRLTDV, from the coding sequence ATGACTACCGCAGAATCCGGCGGCGCCAAGCCCGCCGCGAAGGACCCCTGGGAGCTGCCCGACGTCTCGGGCCTCGTCGTCGGCGTGCTCGGCGGCACCGGGGACCAGGGGCGCGGGCTCGCCTACCGCCTGGCCAGGGCGGGCCACCGGGTCGTCATCGGCTCGCGTTCCGCCGACCGGGCCGAGGCCGCGGCGGCCGAGCTGGGGGAGGGCGTCGAGGGCGCGGACAACGCGGGCTGCGCGCGCGCGAGCGACGTGGTGATCGTCGCGGTGCCCTGGGAGGGGCACGCGGCCACCCTGACCGCGCTGGCCGACGACCTCGCGGGCAAGCTCGTCGTCGACTGCGTCAACCCCCTCGGGTTCGACAAGAAGGGCGCCTACGCCATCGTTCCCGAGGAGGGCAGCGCCGCCGAGCAGGCCGCCGCGCTGCTGCCGCGCTCCCGGGTCACCGCGGCGTTCCACCACCTGTCCGCCGTGCTGCTCCAGGACCCGGCGGTCGAGCGCATCGACACGGACGTGATGGTGCTCGGCGAGGACCGGGCCGACTGCGCCGTCGTCCAGGCGCTGGCCGGCCGCATCCCCGGCATGCGCGGGGTGTTCGCCGGGCGGCTGCGCAACGCGCACCAGGTCGAGGCGCTGGTCGCCAACCTCATCTCCGTGAACCGCCGTTACAAGGCGCACGCGGGCGTCCGCCTCACCGACGTCTGA
- a CDS encoding cytochrome P450, giving the protein MTPPPPDPPPAGPRAAPPPGCPAHGLGPGGVQRLYGRAASAAPAALYERLRARHGAVAPVLLEGDVPGWLVLGYREVLEVTRDPHRFSRDGRNWTEWRRGRVLPDSPIAPVLLWGPDCTHVDGAAHQRLRGAVHESLQRFDRGALRRWTRTAAHGLIDRFAADGRADLLGQYARVAPTLTLTRLLGVPGPLGPGLAEASRQLLTGTERAVTSDRHIQQVLHRLVLSRHEAPGHDLASWLIAHPAALSDDEVKHHLRLVLVAANESTTNLVANVLRLVLVHPVFRGSLLDGRMTLSEAVEQVLWDEPPIAVCPGGFALRDTDLGGRRIRGGDVLLLGLAAANADPLVRPRAGTPMHGNRSHLAFTSGPHECPGQDIGRAIAETTIEVLLSRLPDLAPAVAAGELTWSSSTWSRRLDALPVVFTPRPAGERVGQATGAGRAGGPGGAGGTRPAAGPVPPGPPPGAPRPPGAPSPSSSPAPGAPPGA; this is encoded by the coding sequence GTGACCCCGCCCCCGCCCGATCCGCCCCCGGCAGGCCCGAGGGCCGCCCCTCCGCCGGGCTGCCCGGCGCACGGCCTCGGCCCCGGCGGGGTGCAGCGGCTGTACGGCCGCGCGGCGTCCGCGGCCCCGGCCGCGCTGTACGAACGGCTGCGGGCGCGGCACGGCGCGGTGGCCCCGGTCCTGCTGGAGGGCGACGTGCCCGGGTGGCTCGTCCTCGGCTACCGCGAGGTGCTCGAAGTGACCCGCGATCCGCACCGCTTCAGCCGCGACGGGCGCAACTGGACGGAGTGGCGGCGCGGGCGGGTCCTGCCCGACTCCCCCATCGCGCCCGTCCTGCTGTGGGGCCCCGACTGCACCCACGTGGACGGCGCCGCGCACCAGCGGCTGCGCGGCGCGGTGCACGAGAGCCTCCAGCGCTTCGACCGCGGGGCGCTGCGCCGCTGGACGCGGACGGCCGCCCACGGGCTGATCGACCGCTTCGCCGCGGACGGGCGGGCCGACCTGCTCGGCCAGTACGCGCGCGTGGCGCCGACGCTGACGCTCACGCGCCTGCTCGGCGTGCCTGGGCCGCTCGGGCCCGGGCTCGCGGAGGCGAGCCGCCAGCTGCTGACCGGCACGGAACGGGCCGTCACCAGCGACCGGCACATCCAGCAGGTGCTGCACCGGCTGGTGCTCAGCCGCCACGAGGCGCCGGGGCACGACCTGGCGTCCTGGCTGATCGCCCACCCGGCCGCGCTCTCGGACGACGAGGTCAAGCACCACCTGCGGCTGGTGCTCGTGGCGGCCAACGAGTCCACCACCAACCTCGTCGCGAACGTCCTGCGGCTCGTTCTCGTGCACCCGGTGTTCCGCGGCTCCCTGCTGGACGGGCGGATGACGCTGTCGGAGGCGGTCGAGCAGGTGCTGTGGGACGAGCCGCCGATCGCGGTGTGCCCGGGCGGGTTCGCGCTGCGCGACACCGACCTCGGCGGTCGCCGCATCCGCGGGGGCGACGTGCTGCTCCTCGGCCTCGCCGCGGCCAACGCCGATCCCCTGGTCCGGCCCCGGGCCGGCACGCCCATGCACGGCAACCGCTCCCACCTGGCGTTCACCAGCGGCCCGCACGAGTGCCCCGGGCAGGACATCGGCCGGGCCATCGCCGAGACGACGATCGAGGTGCTGCTCTCCCGGCTGCCCGACCTGGCGCCCGCCGTGGCGGCGGGCGAGCTGACCTGGTCGTCCTCGACCTGGTCCCGGCGCCTGGACGCGCTCCCCGTGGTGTTCACGCCGCGCCCGGCCGGGGAGCGCGTGGGTCAGGCGACCGGCGCCGGCCGTGCGGGCGGTCCCGGGGGCGCGGGCGGCACTCGGCCGGCTGCGGGGCCGGTGCCCCCCGGCCCGCCGCCGGGGGCGCCCCGGCCGCCGGGCGCGCCGTCCCCGTCGTCCTCGCCCGCGCCGGGGGCGCCGCCCGGCGCGTAG
- the panB gene encoding 3-methyl-2-oxobutanoate hydroxymethyltransferase — protein sequence MTSAMTTDKPARPGLYGGSASRRITVRDIAAAKRRGEKWPMLTAYDAMTASVFDEAGIPVMLVGDSAGNAHLGYESTVPVTLDHMTMLAAAVVRGTRRALIVGDLPFGSYQESAVQALRSATHLVKEAGVGAVKLEGGERSADQIRLLVESGIPVMAHVGLTPQSVHAYGGHPVQGRGEEAAQQLLRDAKAVQDAGAFAVVLELVTAELAAEVTRSLHIPTVGIGSGAECDAQVLVWTDMAGMTDWPGGRTPRFVKQYGRLREALGDAARAFAEDVVGGAYPAEEHSFH from the coding sequence ATGACCAGCGCGATGACGACGGACAAGCCTGCCAGGCCCGGTCTGTACGGCGGCAGCGCCAGCCGCAGGATCACGGTCCGGGACATAGCGGCGGCCAAGCGGCGCGGCGAGAAGTGGCCGATGCTGACCGCCTACGACGCGATGACCGCCTCGGTGTTCGACGAGGCCGGTATTCCGGTGATGCTCGTGGGCGACTCGGCGGGGAACGCCCACCTCGGGTACGAGAGCACCGTGCCCGTCACCCTCGACCACATGACCATGCTGGCCGCCGCCGTGGTGCGCGGCACGCGCCGGGCCCTGATCGTCGGCGACCTGCCGTTCGGCTCCTACCAGGAGAGCGCCGTGCAGGCGCTGCGCAGCGCGACGCACCTGGTCAAGGAGGCCGGCGTGGGCGCGGTGAAGCTGGAGGGCGGCGAGCGTTCCGCCGACCAGATCCGGCTGCTCGTCGAGTCCGGGATTCCGGTCATGGCGCACGTGGGGCTGACCCCCCAGTCCGTCCACGCCTACGGCGGGCACCCGGTGCAGGGCCGCGGCGAGGAGGCCGCGCAGCAGCTGCTGCGGGACGCCAAGGCGGTGCAGGACGCGGGCGCCTTCGCGGTCGTGCTCGAACTCGTGACCGCGGAACTGGCGGCCGAGGTGACGCGGAGCCTGCACATCCCGACCGTGGGCATCGGCTCGGGCGCCGAGTGCGACGCGCAGGTGCTGGTGTGGACCGACATGGCCGGGATGACCGACTGGCCCGGCGGTCGCACGCCCCGGTTCGTGAAGCAGTACGGGCGGCTGCGCGAGGCGCTGGGCGACGCCGCGCGGGCGTTCGCCGAGGACGTCGTGGGCGGCGCCTACCCGGCCGAGGAGCACAGCTTCCACTGA
- the htpX gene encoding zinc metalloprotease HtpX produces the protein MARTRYAPDHGLTRRMVLTMFLIGLLYVVFVGVLIAALGKAWPLVIVLVGGLFVAQFWFSDRIAAFSMGAREVTPEQAPELHGAVDRLCALADMPKPRVAIADSDVPNAFATGRSQHKSLVCVTTGLLRRLEPEELEGVLAHELSHVAHRDVAVMTVAAFLGVLAGLITRMALWTGLFGRTGRDNNQNVLLLLIPLISAVVYVISFLLTRLLSRYRELSADRTGALLTGRPAALASALTKVSGQMSRIPTRDLRQAEPFNAFFFAPALSPGASLGRLFSSHPTLEQRLDRLAKLSSQLGG, from the coding sequence ATGGCACGCACCCGATACGCGCCCGACCACGGGCTCACGCGCCGCATGGTGCTCACCATGTTCCTCATCGGCCTGCTCTACGTCGTCTTCGTCGGCGTGCTGATCGCCGCGCTCGGCAAGGCGTGGCCGCTGGTCATCGTGCTGGTCGGCGGCTTGTTCGTGGCCCAGTTCTGGTTCAGCGACCGGATCGCCGCGTTCAGCATGGGCGCCCGCGAGGTCACCCCTGAGCAGGCGCCGGAGCTGCACGGCGCGGTGGACCGGCTGTGCGCCCTGGCCGACATGCCCAAGCCGCGCGTCGCCATCGCGGACAGCGACGTGCCCAACGCGTTCGCCACCGGCCGCAGCCAGCACAAGTCCCTGGTCTGCGTCACCACGGGGCTGCTGCGCCGCCTGGAGCCCGAGGAGCTCGAAGGCGTGCTGGCCCACGAGCTGTCGCACGTCGCGCACCGCGACGTGGCCGTCATGACGGTGGCCGCGTTCCTCGGCGTGCTCGCCGGGCTGATCACCCGCATGGCCCTGTGGACCGGACTCTTCGGCCGCACCGGGCGCGACAACAACCAGAACGTGCTCCTGCTGCTGATCCCGCTGATCAGCGCCGTCGTCTACGTGATCAGCTTCCTGCTGACCCGGCTGCTGTCCCGCTACCGCGAGCTGTCCGCCGACCGCACCGGCGCACTGCTCACCGGCCGCCCCGCGGCGCTGGCCTCGGCCCTGACCAAGGTCTCCGGGCAGATGTCGCGCATCCCCACCCGCGACCTGCGGCAGGCCGAGCCGTTCAACGCCTTCTTCTTCGCCCCCGCCCTGTCGCCGGGGGCCAGCCTCGGGCGCCTGTTCTCCTCGCACCCGACGCTGGAGCAGCGCCTCGACCGGCTGGCGAAGCTGTCCTCCCAGCTCGGCGGGTGA